One Fusarium poae strain DAOMC 252244 chromosome 4, whole genome shotgun sequence DNA window includes the following coding sequences:
- a CDS encoding hypothetical protein (BUSCO:7635at5125) — protein MADYDRRPPGGYRKRRYRDDDDHYDRRNQRRRVDSAPLPVRVRRQLLSIADSPLRRWAEEVQSIAQMVAENYDDENLRRTFLELVTQLLLEQPLKTPFVAAVVLIINTLKPEFVDEILASITQITAEKIAQGEWRDVKLLLKFLACLQSLLEGDGLFPILEELFSRAADLQTASSDDTIGTEIVKIILLTIPYIMVSTPGQFQQKAAELMEKTDIIASEPHALQALVDPYHPEGKEESPGTSLSVCMLLQKQLQSEAARNWELSCLPRPWEMPLEDIEAQDKLSSAPKHALPEISIPATVIAGPRPLFPEIYFSVYTNQDMPSVPAVTDIASSLIRDGLLDTINILDFNRNVTARYLMDLDCYFADGTFVKRATPFDELKNFPTGKNTWKPEDVAVDTVFSQLFQLPIPERKVVYYHSVLTEACKLAPAAIAPSLGRAIRYLYRNSPRMDLALSYRFMDWFSHHLSNFGFTWKWAEWVDDAQLPDYHPSKWFLKGALDKEVRLSFAQRIQKTLPEPYLPLVGPEKEKDVPDFKFKNPDTPFSKEGMEIAGLLRKKAADEEFQPFIDSIQSQASERSLDPLVASTDVFMTAICWVGSKSLSHVLACIDRAKGRLLEAGNASEAARAQIISALMSYWHAHPGIALSITEKLLNYSILTPMTVVDWALVASTPANGANGGESLAEPHIFELVSNTLTKVATRSRQVISSPDTDDETRAKEVKSIRDLFRATNDALISWAGGSKDELMEEGDGSSDREAMIRRWGQRWLRVFNRMGAVEEAFALEAAKSVGKDNMVTDGAEN, from the exons atgacgatgaccaCTACGATCGCCGAAACCAGCGGAGACGGGTTGATTCTGCGCCCCTTCCTGTGCGCGTCCGACGACAGCTTCTCAGCATCGCAGACTCCCCTTTGCGCCGATGGGCTGAAGAAGTTCAATCTATTGCGCAGATGGTGGCCGAAAACTACGACGACGAAAACCTTCGCAGGACATTCCTCGAACTTGTGACACAGCTTCTGCTCGAGCAGCCATTGAAGACACCCTTCGTTGCCGCTGTCGTTCTTATCATCAACACACTGAAACCCGAATTCGTTGACGAGATCCTTGCAAGTATCACGCAAATCACGGCAGAGAAGATCGCACAAGGCGAATGGCGTGACGTGAAGCTGCTACTCAAGTTCTTGGCTTGTTTGCAGTCTCTGCTTGAGGGAGATGGTCTTTTCCCAATTCTGGAGGAGCTCTTCAGCCGAGCTGCGGATCTCCAGACAGCTAGCTCAGATGAC ACCATTGGTACTGAGATTGTTAAGATCATTCTTCTCACCATTCCCTACATTATGGTCTCCACTCCGGGACAATTCCAACAGAAGGCCGCGGAATTGATGGAAAAGACGGACATTATTGCGTCGGAGCCCCATGCCCTGCAGGCCCTTGTTGATCCCTATCACCCCGAAGGCAAGGAGGAGAGCCCTGGCACATCGCTGAGTGTGTGCATGCTGCTCCAAAAACAACTCCAATCCGAAGCTGCCAGGAACTGGGAGCTATCGTGTTTGCCACGGCCTTGGGAAATGCCTTTGGAGGATATTGAGGCGCAAGACAAACTCTCGAGTGCGCCCAAGCACGCGCTTCCCGAGATCTCCATTCCTGCAACTGTCATTGCCGGACCTCGCCCTCTGTTTCCTGAGATTTATTTCTCCGTATACACCAATCAGGACATGCCCTCAGTCCCTGCCGTCACCGATATTGCTTCCTCTCTTATCCGAGACGGTCTTCTCGACACAATCAACATTTTGGACTTTAACCGCAACGTCACGGCTCGCTACTTGATGGATTTGGATTGCTACTTCGCTGACGGCACTTTTGTTAAACGAGCTACACCTTTCGATGAACTAAAGAATTTCCCAACGGGAAAGAATACTTGGAAACCTGAGGATGTTGCTGTTGACACCGTCTTCTCACAGTTGTTCCAACTGCCTATTCCTGAACGAAAAGTTGTGTACTATCACTCCGTTCTTACTGAAGCCTGCAAGCTGGCACCAGCAGCCATTGCACCCAGTCTTGGTAGGGCGATTCGATACCTGTACCGAAATAGCCCGCGCATGGATCTGGCGCTGAGCTACCGCTTTATGGACTGGTTTTCCCACCACCTCAGCAACTTTGGCTTCACATGGAAGTGGGCCGAGTGGGTAGACGATGCTCAACTGCCTGATTATCACCCAAGCAAGTGGTTCCTGAAAGGAGCACTTGATAAGGAGGTGAGACTCAGTTTCGCTCAGAGAATTCAGAAGACTCTGCCTGAACCTTATCTGCCTCTGGTAGGCcctgagaaggagaaggatgTCCCCGATTTCAAGTTCAAGAACCCTG ATACACCattctccaaggaaggcatgGAGATCGCTGGTCTTCTGAGAAAAAAGGCTGCGGATGAAGAGTTTCAACCTTTTATTGACAGCATCCAGTCCCAAGCTTCGGAGCGATCACTGGATCCCTTGGTTGCTAGCACAGACGTCTTTATGACCGCTATCTGCTGGGTTGGCTCCAAGTCGCTGAGCCATGTTCTTGCTTGTATCGACCGTGCCAAGGGCAGACTGCTTGAAGCCGGCAACGCTTCAGAGGCGGCGCGTGCTCAGATCATTTCAGCACTTATGAGCTACTGGCATGCGCACCCAGGCATTGCGCTGTCCATCACCGAGAAGCTTCTCAACTACTCTATTCTGACCCCGATGACCGTGGTGGATTGGGCCCTCGTCGCCAGCACACCCGCAAACGGCGCCAATGGAGGCGAGAGTCTAGCTGAGCCACATATCTTTGAGCTCGTCTCCAACACACTTACCAAGGTTGCCACTCGCAGTCGCCAGGTGATTTCTTCTCCTGACACTGACGACGAGACACGCGCCAAAGAAGTCAAGTCGATCCGCGACCTCTTCCGTGCCACAAATGATGCCCTTATTAGCTGGGCCGGGGGAAGCAAGGATGAGCTAATGGAAGAAGGCGACGGATCAAGTGATCGTGAGGCCATGATCCGACGATGGGGGCAGCGATGGCTGCGCGTCTTCAACAGAATGGGCGCTGTTGAGGAGGCGTTTGCTCTCGAGGCTGCCAAGAGTGTAGGCAAAGATAATATGGTAACTGATGGAGCAGAGAACTAG